One window of Ziziphus jujuba cultivar Dongzao chromosome 5, ASM3175591v1 genomic DNA carries:
- the LOC107420863 gene encoding uncharacterized protein LOC107420863: protein MDSGNSGSMQSSSGGDEEYDSRPESIPSFLNPPPPPPTHFGSSDSNPEPSLLSHFQNHQSAGFFDISSNYFQALSQSQPNSNPNFLLNLDTVRSRPQRSEPLNCTELGNLAVGGASSLLASQGSGPGLGPGLSPSHGPGPSVIQLRSVNNEAAGHPGRGTASQTNNNQGGRNSKKRTRASRRAPTTVLTTDTSNFRAMVQEFTGIPAPPFSGSSYSRRFDLFGTAGGGSAMRSGNMDTLGPLYPLRPSPQKVHHQSPFLSSSSSSSPLLHNNNMIEATNVATTSNNNFLSSSSNYQQHPPPSTSDQVFPKHHHHQHHVLNMQTNPINLPFQSLPLHTSLNVPGFGTRPPQASLSMAASLDELDMSGGGGRGYINTANRGVDPDHGRHELFRALDGNSPIRVSNTSSCKLNYTAASSSEFHPEKGLEMNVSTRGEGTVDSWICPSD from the coding sequence ATGGATTCTGGTAATAGTGGAAGTATGCAATCTTCCAGTGGAGGTGATGAAGAGTACGATTCTCGACCCGAATCGATCCCATCTTTCTTGAATCCTCCACCTCCTCCTCCTACCCATTTTGGTTCCTCCGATTCAAATCCAGAACCTTCTCTTCTTTCTCATTTCCAAAACCACCAATCTGCTGGTTTCTTTGACATTTCATCCAATTATTTCCAAGCATTGTCTCAATCTCAACCTAATTCAAATCCCAATTTCTTGCTCAACCTTGACACTGTAAGGTCTAGACCCCAAAGATCTGAACCCCTCAACTGCACTGAACTTGGAAACCTAGCTGTCGGTGGCGCTTCATCATTATTAGCTTCTCAAGGATCAGGACCAGGACTGGGACCAGGCCTTAGTCCTAGTCATGGTCCCGGTCCATCAGTTATACAATTACGATCAGTTAACAATGAAGCTGCTGGTCATCCTGGTCGAGGAACAGCATCACAGACCAACAACAACCAAGGAGGACGAAACTCCAAGAAACGAACCAGAGCTTCAAGGCGAGCACCCACCACTGTTCTCACAACAGACACATCGAATTTCAGAGCAATGGTTCAAGAATTTACAGGGATCCCAGCACCGCCATTTTCTGGCTCTTCGTATTCTAGAAGATTCGATCTCTTCGGAACAGCAGGCGGTGGTTCAGCTATGAGGTCTGGTAATATGGATACATTGGGACCTCTCTACCCTCTACGTCCTTCACCTCAAAAGGTTCATCATCAATCCCCATTTctatcatcttcatcttcttcttctccattgtTGCACAACAATAACATGATCGAAGCTACAAATGTTGCCACTACTAGTAATAACAATTTCCTTTCCAGTAGTAGCAACTACCAACAGCATCCACCTCCATCGACGTCTGATCAAGTATTTCccaaacatcatcatcatcaacatcatgTGTTGAACATGCAAACCAACCCAATTAATCTTCCATTCCAGTCTCTCCCTCTGCACACTTCTCTCAATGTGCCCGGTTTCGGGACGAGACCACCTCAAGCAAGTCTATCTATGGCTGCTTCGTTGGATGAACTCGACATGAGCGGCGGCGGAGGCCGTGGATACATCAACACCGCCAACCGCGGTGTTGATCCGGATCATGGAAGACATGAACTTTTCAGGGCTTTGGACGGGAATTCTCCCATCCGGGTCAGCAATACCAGTAGCTGCAAGTTGAACTACACGGCGGCTTCTTCGTCGGAGTTTCACCCGGAAAAGGGACTGGAGATGAATGTTTCAACGAGAGGTGAAGGTACGGTTGATTCGTGGATCTGTCCTTCAGACTAA